In Stenotrophomonas sp. ESTM1D_MKCIP4_1, a single genomic region encodes these proteins:
- the groL gene encoding chaperonin GroEL (60 kDa chaperone family; promotes refolding of misfolded polypeptides especially under stressful conditions; forms two stacked rings of heptamers to form a barrel-shaped 14mer; ends can be capped by GroES; misfolded proteins enter the barrel where they are refolded when GroES binds), with amino-acid sequence MAAKDIRFGEDARSRMVRGVNVLANAVKATLGPKGRNVVLEKSFGAPTITKDGVSVAKEIELADKFENMGAQMVKEVASRTNDDAGDGTTTATVLAQALIREGAKAVAAGMNPMDLKRGIDKAVVAAVTELKNISKPTADDKAIAQVGTISANSDESIGQIIADAMKEVGKEGVITVEEGSGLDNELDVVKGMQFDRGYLSPYFINNQQSQTADLDDPFILLHDKKISNVRDLLPVLEGVAKAGKPLLIVAEEVEGEALATLVVNTIRGIVKVVAVKAPGFGDRRKAMLEDMAVLTGGTVISEEVGLSLEKATIKDLGRAKKVQVSKENTTIIDGVGDKANVDARVGQIKTQIQDTSSDYDREKLQERVAKLAGGVAVIKVGASTEIEMKEKKDRVDDALHATRAAVEEGVVPGGGVALVRAVTALAGLKGANEDQNHGIQIALRAMEAPLREIVANAGEEPSVIINKVKEGTGSFGYNAATGEFGDMLQFGILDPTKVTRSALQNAASIAGLMITTEAMVAEAPKKDEPAMGGAGGMGGMGGMGGMDF; translated from the coding sequence ATGGCTGCCAAGGATATTCGTTTCGGTGAAGACGCCCGTTCGCGCATGGTGCGCGGCGTCAACGTTCTCGCCAATGCCGTCAAGGCCACCCTGGGCCCGAAGGGCCGCAACGTCGTGCTGGAAAAGAGCTTCGGCGCCCCGACCATCACCAAGGACGGCGTCTCCGTCGCCAAGGAAATCGAACTGGCTGACAAGTTCGAGAACATGGGCGCGCAGATGGTGAAGGAAGTCGCTTCCCGCACCAACGACGACGCTGGCGACGGCACCACCACCGCCACCGTGCTGGCCCAGGCCCTGATCCGCGAAGGCGCCAAGGCTGTGGCCGCCGGCATGAACCCGATGGACCTGAAGCGCGGTATCGACAAGGCCGTCGTGGCCGCCGTCACCGAGCTGAAGAACATCTCCAAGCCGACCGCCGACGACAAGGCGATCGCCCAGGTCGGTACCATCTCGGCCAACTCGGACGAGTCCATCGGCCAGATCATCGCTGACGCGATGAAGGAAGTCGGCAAGGAAGGCGTCATCACCGTTGAAGAAGGCTCGGGCCTGGACAACGAGCTGGACGTGGTCAAGGGCATGCAGTTCGACCGCGGCTACCTGTCCCCGTACTTCATCAACAACCAGCAGTCGCAGACCGCTGACCTGGATGACCCGTTCATCCTGCTGCACGACAAGAAGATCTCCAACGTCCGTGACCTGCTGCCGGTGCTGGAAGGCGTCGCCAAGGCCGGCAAGCCGCTGCTGATCGTTGCCGAAGAAGTCGAAGGCGAAGCGCTGGCGACCCTGGTGGTCAACACCATCCGTGGCATCGTCAAGGTCGTGGCCGTCAAGGCTCCGGGCTTCGGCGACCGTCGCAAGGCGATGCTGGAAGACATGGCCGTGCTGACCGGCGGCACCGTGATCTCCGAAGAAGTGGGCCTGTCGCTGGAAAAGGCCACCATCAAGGACCTGGGCCGCGCCAAGAAGGTGCAGGTTTCCAAGGAAAACACCACCATCATCGACGGCGTGGGCGACAAGGCCAACGTTGACGCACGCGTGGGCCAGATCAAGACCCAGATCCAGGACACCTCCTCCGATTACGATCGCGAGAAGCTGCAGGAACGCGTGGCCAAGCTGGCCGGCGGCGTTGCCGTGATCAAGGTCGGCGCCTCGACCGAAATCGAAATGAAGGAAAAGAAGGATCGCGTCGACGACGCCCTGCACGCCACCCGTGCAGCCGTCGAAGAAGGCGTGGTCCCGGGCGGCGGTGTTGCCCTGGTTCGTGCGGTCACCGCACTGGCCGGCCTGAAGGGTGCCAACGAAGACCAGAACCACGGCATCCAGATCGCCCTGCGCGCGATGGAAGCCCCGCTGCGCGAAATCGTGGCCAACGCCGGTGAAGAACCGTCGGTCATCATCAACAAGGTCAAGGAAGGCACCGGCAGCTTCGGCTACAACGCTGCGACCGGCGAGTTCGGCGACATGCTGCAGTTCGGCATCCTGGACCCGACCAAGGTGACCCGTTCGGCGCTGCAGAACGCAGCCTCGATCGCTGGCCTGATGATCACCACCGAAGCCATGGTTGCCGAAGCTCCGAAGAAGGACGAGCCGGCCATGGGTGGCGCTGGTGGCATGGGCGGCATGGGTGGCATGGGCGGCATGGACTTCTAA
- a CDS encoding co-chaperone GroES yields MSIKPLHDRVVVKPIEADEISAGGIVIPDSAKEKSTKGEVVAVGPGKALDNGSVRAPSLKVGDKVIYGQYAGSSYKSEGVEYKVLREDDVLAIIG; encoded by the coding sequence ATGAGCATCAAGCCGCTGCACGACCGCGTTGTGGTCAAGCCGATCGAAGCCGACGAAATCTCCGCCGGCGGCATCGTCATTCCGGATTCGGCCAAGGAAAAGTCCACCAAGGGTGAAGTCGTGGCCGTCGGCCCGGGCAAGGCCCTGGACAACGGTAGCGTGCGCGCTCCGTCGCTGAAGGTTGGCGACAAGGTCATCTACGGCCAGTACGCCGGCAGTTCGTACAAGAGCGAAGGCGTCGAGTACAAGGTCCTGCGCGAAGACGACGTGCTCGCCATCATCGGCTGA
- a CDS encoding endonuclease, whose translation MRLLSPLAAACLLALAAAPVQAEVFINELHYDDSTPAGDVGEAIEVVATAGEDLSGYRLYLYNGANASAAVVYANNPVPAGSAAGCGSATIAVVNYPTNGIQNGPNDGIALVDASGKVVQFLSYEGAITASGGPAAGMTSQNIPVAETNSTAPGTSLQLTGSGSQYAHFTWAESAGQTFGRCNTNQTFSGGGTPGGPNTPPSVTTTTPAQGSSTFPAAADLEVVFSETVTLASGAFALSCGRSGSVPLTWPGSGRTVKLSTNTALVAGEACRFDIRAARITDNQGAHPAADSRIAFTVASTTGNPDPGNPDPGNPGNPGTPEGYYSKVNTSSASQLRCSLHETIKGHTAYPYSGSGTSTWTILEIADEDPNNSGKILDAYRNHSYTKVSSRAGTGSGLTYNREHTWPNSLGFASTTGDKGLPYAPYTDTHMLYLTDAQWNADRGNKPFGKCDASCGERATEANNGQGGGSGGYPGNSNWVRTPDGNTGTFEVWGKRKGDMARAVMYMAIRYEGGKDAATGQSEPDLELTDDRSKIVKTSSSPAYMGLLSTLIDWHLSDPPDDAERARNDVIYSFQGNRNPFIDHPEWATPALFTSAKPATCQLAN comes from the coding sequence ATGCGATTGCTGTCCCCGCTCGCCGCCGCCTGCCTGCTGGCGCTGGCCGCCGCGCCGGTCCAGGCCGAGGTCTTCATCAACGAACTGCACTACGACGACAGCACCCCGGCCGGTGATGTCGGCGAAGCCATTGAAGTGGTCGCCACCGCTGGCGAGGACCTGTCCGGCTACCGGCTGTACCTGTACAACGGCGCCAACGCTTCGGCGGCCGTGGTGTACGCCAACAACCCGGTGCCGGCCGGCAGCGCTGCCGGTTGCGGCAGCGCCACCATTGCCGTGGTCAATTACCCCACCAACGGCATCCAGAACGGCCCCAATGACGGCATCGCCCTGGTCGACGCCAGCGGCAAGGTGGTCCAGTTCCTCAGCTACGAGGGCGCCATCACCGCCTCCGGTGGCCCCGCGGCGGGCATGACCAGCCAGAACATTCCGGTGGCCGAGACCAACAGCACCGCGCCGGGCACCTCGCTGCAGCTGACCGGCAGCGGCAGCCAGTACGCCCACTTCACCTGGGCCGAGTCGGCCGGGCAGACCTTCGGCCGCTGCAACACCAACCAGACCTTCAGTGGCGGTGGCACCCCGGGCGGCCCGAACACACCGCCGTCGGTCACCACCACCACCCCGGCGCAGGGCAGCAGCACCTTCCCGGCGGCGGCCGATCTGGAAGTGGTGTTCAGTGAAACGGTCACCCTGGCCAGCGGCGCCTTCGCCCTGAGCTGCGGCCGATCCGGCAGCGTGCCGCTGACCTGGCCGGGCAGTGGCAGGACCGTGAAGCTGTCGACCAATACCGCGCTGGTGGCCGGCGAGGCCTGCCGCTTCGACATCCGCGCCGCGCGCATCACCGACAACCAGGGCGCGCACCCGGCTGCTGACAGCCGCATCGCCTTTACCGTGGCCAGCACCACCGGCAACCCGGACCCGGGTAATCCGGACCCCGGCAACCCCGGTAACCCGGGCACGCCGGAGGGCTACTACTCCAAGGTGAACACCTCCAGCGCCAGCCAGCTGCGCTGCTCGCTGCACGAGACCATCAAGGGCCACACCGCCTACCCGTACAGCGGCTCGGGCACGAGCACCTGGACCATCCTGGAGATTGCCGACGAAGACCCGAACAACAGCGGCAAGATCCTCGATGCCTACCGCAACCACAGCTACACCAAGGTGAGCAGCCGCGCGGGCACGGGCAGCGGCCTGACCTACAACCGCGAGCACACCTGGCCGAACTCGCTGGGCTTTGCCAGCACCACCGGCGACAAGGGCCTGCCGTACGCCCCGTACACCGACACCCACATGCTGTACCTGACCGATGCGCAGTGGAATGCCGACCGCGGCAACAAGCCGTTCGGCAAGTGCGATGCCAGCTGCGGCGAGCGCGCCACCGAGGCCAACAACGGCCAGGGCGGCGGCAGCGGCGGCTACCCGGGCAATTCCAACTGGGTGCGTACCCCCGACGGCAATACCGGCACCTTCGAGGTATGGGGCAAGCGCAAGGGCGATATGGCGCGTGCGGTGATGTACATGGCCATCCGTTATGAGGGCGGCAAGGATGCGGCCACCGGCCAGTCCGAACCGGACCTGGAACTGACCGACGACCGCAGCAAGATCGTCAAGACCAGCAGTTCGCCGGCCTACATGGGCCTGCTGTCGACCTTGATCGACTGGCACCTGTCCGACCCGCCGGATGATGCCGAGCGTGCGCGAAATGATGTGATCTACAGCTTCCAGGGCAACCGCAACCCGTTCATCGACCACCCCGAGTGGGCCACCCCGGCCCTGTTCACCTCGGCAAAACCGGCCACCTGCCAGCTGGCCAACTGA
- the cutA gene encoding divalent-cation tolerance protein CutA, which yields MSTVDPILLLLTTCPDRASAERIAHALVGEHLAACVTRLDGAQSTYRWQGEVTTDAELQLLVKTTASRVDDAIARIVELHPYELPECIAVETRAGLPAYLDWIRAQTREDTD from the coding sequence ATGTCGACCGTCGATCCCATCCTGCTGCTGTTGACCACCTGCCCGGACCGGGCCAGTGCCGAGCGCATCGCGCACGCGCTGGTCGGTGAACACCTGGCGGCGTGTGTCACCCGTCTGGATGGCGCGCAGTCGACCTACCGCTGGCAGGGCGAAGTCACCACCGACGCCGAACTGCAGTTGCTGGTGAAAACCACGGCGAGCCGCGTCGATGACGCAATCGCCCGCATCGTCGAACTGCATCCGTATGAACTCCCGGAGTGCATCGCGGTCGAAACCCGGGCCGGCCTGCCGGCGTATCTGGACTGGATCCGGGCGCAGACCCGGGAGGACACCGATTGA
- a CDS encoding protein-disulfide reductase DsbD has protein sequence MMKLFARGAALCALLWLALPAFALDEKDLLPVDQAFALTASAPERGQIQLQFKIAPGYYLYRHRTSVKADPAFNAGALQMPAGDKHHDDFFGEVETYRERLQATLPGAPTDAAGTISLEVRYQGCADAGVCYPPQKRVVQVALPGASGKAALRTARATGVSPFNNPLAGSGGGLRLPGSGNTQALPLPSEQAFGFDAIASDGNTLLLRFTPAPGYYLYRDRTSLKLEGSTGVLADKPRWPAAQAHRDEHFGDVSVYFNQVEVPVPLRRTRTGAMDSTLVVTFQGCQTDGICYPPMTRRVKLSIPAGTVAAAGQTTAEAVPAAAGEGPRGDADGTPRRLLPTVPNDAADGATDGAPGADAFAADAQQDNAKRTKPPGSVPKTDSSLLWVLLLALGGGLVLNLMPCVLPILSLKVLSLAQSGESAERARSHAMWYTLGVLVAFAVIGALMVGLRMLGNAVGIGFQLQHPGVVAALAYIMFAVGLSLSGVFTMGGGIGNFGQSLARRSGPAGDFFTGVLACVVGSACVGPFFGPAVAYAFVAPPIAAMLVFLFLGLGLALPFLLIGFVPALARRLPKPGPWMETLKHVLAFPMYAAALWLLWVLGKQRGVDGMALALGGLLLLTAGLWLFETSRWRSKRGASLLGVLLALAALGPVWGVTQLAPPARAAQAASDNVVDYSPQMLDRLRADNRVVFVNMTADWCVSCKANERAVLSRPEFKELLKRTNAVYMRGDYTNVDPQITAFLDEHKAVGVPLYVVYGPGAPPTVLPTLLTQALVEEALLRTAR, from the coding sequence TTGATGAAGTTGTTTGCTCGTGGCGCCGCGCTGTGCGCTCTGCTGTGGCTGGCCCTGCCGGCCTTCGCGCTGGATGAGAAGGACCTGCTGCCGGTCGACCAGGCCTTCGCGCTGACGGCCAGTGCGCCCGAACGGGGCCAGATCCAACTGCAGTTCAAGATCGCCCCCGGCTACTACCTCTACCGCCACCGCACCAGCGTCAAGGCCGACCCGGCCTTCAATGCCGGTGCCCTGCAGATGCCGGCCGGCGACAAGCACCACGATGATTTCTTCGGTGAGGTGGAAACCTACCGCGAACGCCTGCAGGCCACCCTGCCCGGTGCGCCGACCGATGCGGCCGGCACCATCAGCCTGGAAGTGCGCTACCAGGGCTGCGCCGATGCCGGCGTGTGCTACCCGCCGCAGAAGCGCGTGGTGCAGGTGGCCCTGCCCGGTGCCAGTGGCAAGGCCGCGCTGCGCACCGCGCGCGCGACCGGGGTGAGCCCGTTCAACAACCCGCTGGCCGGTAGCGGAGGTGGCCTGCGCCTGCCGGGCAGCGGCAACACGCAGGCGCTTCCGCTGCCGTCGGAACAGGCGTTCGGCTTCGATGCCATCGCCAGCGACGGCAATACGCTGCTGCTGCGCTTCACCCCTGCACCGGGCTACTACCTGTACCGCGACCGCACCTCGCTGAAGCTGGAAGGCAGCACCGGCGTGCTGGCCGACAAGCCGCGCTGGCCGGCCGCGCAGGCGCACCGCGACGAGCACTTTGGCGATGTCTCGGTGTACTTCAACCAGGTGGAGGTACCGGTGCCGCTGCGCCGCACGCGCACCGGGGCGATGGACAGCACCCTGGTGGTGACCTTCCAGGGCTGCCAGACCGATGGCATCTGCTACCCGCCGATGACCCGCCGGGTGAAGCTGTCCATTCCCGCCGGCACCGTGGCGGCCGCCGGCCAGACCACGGCGGAGGCGGTGCCCGCCGCAGCCGGCGAAGGCCCGCGCGGAGATGCCGATGGCACCCCGCGTCGCCTGCTGCCGACCGTGCCCAACGATGCCGCCGACGGCGCCACTGACGGCGCCCCCGGTGCGGATGCCTTCGCCGCCGATGCACAGCAGGACAATGCCAAGCGCACCAAGCCGCCGGGCAGCGTGCCCAAGACCGACAGCTCGCTGCTGTGGGTGCTGCTGCTGGCGCTGGGCGGTGGCCTGGTGCTGAACCTGATGCCCTGCGTGCTGCCGATCCTGTCGCTGAAGGTGCTGAGCCTGGCGCAGAGCGGTGAAAGCGCCGAACGCGCCCGCAGCCATGCCATGTGGTACACGCTGGGCGTGCTGGTGGCCTTTGCGGTGATCGGCGCGCTGATGGTGGGCCTGCGCATGCTCGGCAATGCGGTGGGCATCGGCTTCCAGCTGCAGCACCCGGGCGTGGTGGCTGCGCTGGCGTACATCATGTTCGCCGTCGGCCTGAGCCTGTCCGGTGTGTTCACCATGGGCGGCGGCATCGGCAACTTCGGCCAGTCGCTGGCCCGCCGCAGCGGCCCGGCCGGTGATTTCTTCACGGGTGTGCTGGCCTGCGTGGTCGGCAGTGCCTGCGTGGGTCCGTTCTTCGGCCCGGCGGTGGCCTATGCCTTCGTGGCGCCGCCGATCGCGGCGATGCTGGTATTCCTGTTCCTCGGCCTGGGCCTGGCCCTGCCGTTCCTGCTGATCGGCTTCGTGCCGGCCCTGGCGCGCCGCCTGCCCAAGCCCGGCCCGTGGATGGAAACGCTGAAGCACGTGCTGGCCTTCCCGATGTATGCCGCCGCACTGTGGCTGCTGTGGGTGCTGGGCAAGCAGCGTGGCGTGGACGGCATGGCGCTGGCCCTGGGTGGCCTGCTGCTGCTGACCGCCGGCCTGTGGCTGTTCGAGACCAGCCGCTGGCGCAGCAAGCGCGGCGCCAGCCTGCTGGGGGTGCTGCTGGCCCTGGCCGCGCTGGGCCCGGTATGGGGTGTGACCCAGCTGGCCCCGCCGGCACGTGCCGCCCAGGCTGCCAGCGACAACGTGGTGGATTACTCGCCGCAGATGCTGGACCGCCTGCGTGCGGACAACCGCGTGGTGTTCGTGAACATGACCGCCGACTGGTGCGTGAGCTGCAAGGCCAACGAACGCGCGGTGCTGTCGCGCCCGGAGTTCAAGGAACTGCTCAAGCGCACCAACGCGGTGTACATGCGTGGCGACTACACCAACGTGGACCCGCAGATCACCGCGTTCCTGGATGAGCACAAGGCCGTGGGCGTGCCGCTGTACGTGGTGTACGGCCCCGGCGCACCGCCGACCGTGCTGCCGACCCTGTTGACCCAGGCCCTGGTGGAAGAAGCGCTGCTGCGCACCGCCCGATGA
- a CDS encoding TlpA disulfide reductase family protein, which produces MNWQRPALLWTAVLAAGLGLWAGHRLTPAPAPPVATPAVATPLIPVLRAGDALPPLVLPGLDGQALDLRQHFQGRPLLVNVWASWCGPCIEEMPELARFADVQGVHGVQVLGVALDTPEGVAAFLQRVPVSYPIVLDTPGPRDASVQLGNAQGLLPYSVLFDAQGRMVKAKLGPFEHGEIANWVK; this is translated from the coding sequence ATGAACTGGCAACGGCCGGCACTGCTGTGGACAGCGGTGCTGGCCGCCGGCCTTGGGCTGTGGGCGGGGCACCGGTTGACGCCTGCGCCTGCGCCGCCGGTTGCTACGCCGGCTGTCGCCACGCCGCTGATTCCCGTCCTGCGCGCGGGGGATGCGTTGCCGCCGCTGGTGCTGCCTGGGCTGGACGGGCAGGCGCTGGATCTGCGCCAGCATTTCCAAGGCCGGCCGCTGCTGGTGAACGTCTGGGCCAGCTGGTGCGGGCCGTGCATCGAGGAAATGCCCGAGCTGGCGCGCTTTGCCGACGTGCAGGGCGTGCACGGCGTGCAGGTGCTGGGCGTGGCGCTGGATACACCGGAGGGCGTGGCTGCATTCCTGCAGCGCGTGCCGGTGAGCTACCCCATCGTGCTGGACACCCCCGGCCCCCGCGATGCCAGCGTGCAACTGGGCAATGCGCAGGGCCTGCTGCCGTACAGCGTGTTGTTTGATGCACAGGGGCGGATGGTGAAGGCCAAGCTGGGGCCGTTCGAGCACGGCGAGATTGCCAACTGGGTGAAGTGA
- a CDS encoding sulfite reductase flavoprotein subunit alpha, producing the protein MFKNVLFQLHWLLGITAGTILAIMGLSGATLSFEDELLRAANPGFAAIAEHHADGQQTLALSELVPLLQAGSERPLQRLRVDATGQRPSVARFAGGKQHWVYFNPYNGERFSHLRGQAFFDFVEDLHRHLAAGERGKLVVGSCAIALLFFALSGLYLRWPRRWWHWRSWLAVEWKRSGRGFLWSLHSVVGTWVLLIYLMSALTGLWWSFDWYRSAASSVLGVPAPARHKVAADAVLDLQHVEDTLYAQPGVRSGYIDLRLPEKPGQVLNVRVMSGDPALRGGAHDRAQDVLQLDPASGALLDARPYARQGTGGKLATSMFALHSGSYFGLPGRVVVMLSSLAMCLFFITGWMLYLDRRRSQRAARALRQTLPAPQDGGGEGMPWRVIHASQSGLAEQLAWRAAAQLQAAGHPVQVLPLARVSAAQLQDTPQVLWVLSTFGDGEPPDNARRAARQLLAQRVDLSGLQHGVLALGDRQYPHFCAFGAQVDAWLAGNGAQPLFPRIDVDAASVVDLRQWQHQLTALTGIDTDDSVLPPATQMHDWQLLAREALNPGSQGGAIWKIRLAPPATTTWQAGDILHIAPRNSVQHTTAVLEAHGLDPLQPLLLDDGTCTLLELAGGRLLPDEGAALPVQDPALWLAGLPALPGREYSIASCAADGVVELVVRLVHDAAGRPGLGSGWLALHAPLGTRIAARVHRNPGFHRRGGAPMVLVGNGTGIAGLRSLLREAAQQGEHGHWLLFGERQRAHDRLFAEEIAQWQADGHLARVDLAFSRDADGGGYVQHRLQAAGEELQAWLARGAVIHVCGSLQGMAEGVDQVLRAALGDDAVETLLENGRYRRDVY; encoded by the coding sequence ATGTTCAAGAACGTCCTGTTCCAACTGCACTGGCTGCTGGGCATCACGGCCGGCACGATCCTGGCCATCATGGGCCTCAGTGGCGCGACGCTGTCCTTCGAGGATGAGCTGCTGCGCGCCGCCAACCCCGGCTTTGCCGCCATTGCCGAACACCATGCCGACGGCCAGCAGACGCTGGCACTGAGCGAACTGGTGCCGCTGCTGCAGGCCGGCAGCGAGCGTCCACTGCAGCGTCTGCGCGTGGATGCGACCGGCCAGCGCCCTTCGGTGGCACGCTTCGCTGGCGGCAAGCAGCACTGGGTCTACTTCAACCCGTACAACGGCGAACGCTTCAGCCATCTGCGCGGCCAGGCGTTCTTCGATTTCGTTGAAGACCTGCACCGCCACCTCGCGGCGGGCGAACGCGGCAAGCTCGTGGTCGGCAGCTGCGCCATCGCGCTGCTGTTCTTCGCCCTGTCCGGCCTGTACCTGCGCTGGCCGCGCCGCTGGTGGCACTGGCGCAGCTGGCTGGCGGTGGAATGGAAGCGCAGCGGCCGCGGCTTCCTGTGGAGCCTGCATTCGGTGGTCGGCACCTGGGTGCTGCTGATCTACCTGATGAGCGCGCTGACCGGTCTGTGGTGGTCATTCGACTGGTACCGCAGTGCCGCCAGCAGTGTGCTCGGCGTGCCTGCGCCGGCCAGGCACAAGGTGGCGGCGGATGCCGTACTCGATCTGCAGCATGTGGAAGACACGCTGTACGCGCAGCCCGGTGTGCGCAGCGGTTACATCGACCTGCGCCTGCCGGAAAAGCCGGGCCAGGTGCTGAACGTGCGGGTGATGTCCGGCGATCCGGCCCTGCGCGGCGGCGCCCACGACCGCGCGCAGGACGTGCTGCAGCTGGACCCGGCCAGCGGCGCGCTGCTGGATGCGCGTCCCTACGCGCGCCAGGGCACCGGCGGCAAGTTGGCCACCAGCATGTTCGCGCTGCATTCGGGCAGCTACTTCGGCCTGCCCGGCCGGGTGGTGGTGATGCTCAGCAGCCTGGCCATGTGCCTGTTCTTCATCACCGGCTGGATGCTGTATCTGGACCGTCGGCGCAGCCAGCGCGCGGCACGTGCACTGCGGCAGACCCTGCCTGCGCCACAGGACGGCGGCGGCGAAGGCATGCCGTGGCGGGTGATCCATGCCAGCCAGAGCGGCCTGGCCGAACAGCTGGCCTGGCGCGCGGCGGCACAGCTGCAGGCCGCTGGCCACCCGGTGCAGGTGCTTCCGCTGGCGCGGGTGTCCGCTGCGCAGCTGCAGGACACGCCGCAGGTGCTGTGGGTGCTGAGCACCTTCGGCGACGGCGAGCCACCGGACAACGCGCGCCGCGCAGCACGCCAGTTGCTGGCACAGCGCGTGGATCTGTCGGGCCTGCAGCATGGCGTGCTGGCGCTGGGCGATCGGCAGTACCCGCACTTCTGCGCGTTCGGCGCACAGGTGGACGCGTGGCTGGCGGGCAACGGTGCGCAGCCGCTGTTCCCGCGCATCGACGTGGATGCCGCCTCGGTGGTGGACCTGCGCCAGTGGCAGCACCAGCTGACCGCACTGACCGGCATCGACACCGATGACAGCGTGCTGCCGCCGGCCACGCAGATGCATGACTGGCAACTGCTGGCGCGCGAAGCGCTGAATCCGGGCAGCCAGGGGGGCGCGATCTGGAAGATCCGCCTGGCACCACCGGCCACTACGACCTGGCAGGCCGGCGACATCCTGCACATCGCACCGCGCAACAGCGTGCAGCACACCACGGCGGTGCTGGAAGCGCACGGCCTGGACCCGCTGCAGCCGCTGCTGCTCGACGATGGCACGTGCACGCTGCTGGAACTGGCCGGCGGACGCCTGCTGCCCGACGAAGGTGCCGCGCTGCCGGTGCAGGACCCCGCGCTGTGGCTGGCCGGCCTGCCCGCCCTGCCGGGGCGCGAGTATTCCATCGCATCCTGCGCCGCCGATGGCGTGGTTGAGCTGGTGGTACGGCTGGTGCACGACGCGGCCGGTCGCCCCGGCCTGGGTTCGGGCTGGCTGGCGCTGCACGCCCCGCTGGGCACCCGCATTGCCGCGCGCGTGCACCGCAACCCGGGCTTCCATCGCCGGGGCGGCGCGCCGATGGTGCTGGTTGGCAACGGCACCGGCATCGCCGGCCTGCGCAGCCTGCTGCGCGAAGCTGCGCAACAGGGCGAGCACGGCCATTGGCTGTTGTTCGGCGAACGCCAGCGCGCGCACGACCGGTTGTTTGCCGAAGAGATTGCCCAGTGGCAGGCCGACGGCCATCTGGCACGTGTGGATCTGGCATTCTCGCGCGATGCCGACGGTGGTGGCTACGTGCAGCACCGCCTGCAGGCGGCGGGCGAGGAACTGCAGGCGTGGCTGGCGCGTGGCGCGGTGATCCATGTGTGCGGCTCGCTGCAGGGCATGGCCGAAGGCGTGGACCAGGTGCTGCGTGCTGCGCTGGGCGACGACGCGGTGGAAACGCTGCTGGAAAACGGGCGTTACCGCCGCGACGTGTATTGA